A window from Candidatus Nitrosotenuis uzonensis encodes these proteins:
- the endA gene encoding tRNA-intron lyase, whose translation MSNETEPTIEGILVDDHTLVSDRAVQNYLEQRGYGETRHDKFFLKPFESLYFLFYNKLVVTKSRKKMSFDQLLQVCTEFDQNALTKFLIYRDLRVRGYAVKDGFGFGSDFRVYERGQFGEKGAKYLVFGLAEGRQEKIGQLQKNIEEITKMGKEPILAVIERRGEVIYYKISQIRFVENTKNIDASGFVFG comes from the coding sequence ATGAGCAATGAGACGGAGCCAACAATTGAAGGCATACTAGTTGACGATCATACTCTTGTGTCTGATAGGGCTGTACAAAACTATCTTGAACAGCGAGGATATGGAGAGACGCGCCATGACAAGTTCTTTCTAAAGCCATTTGAGTCTCTGTACTTTCTGTTCTACAATAAGCTAGTTGTGACCAAATCCAGAAAGAAGATGAGCTTTGATCAGCTCTTACAGGTCTGTACTGAATTCGACCAGAATGCACTTACAAAATTTCTCATATACAGGGATCTTAGGGTCAGGGGATACGCAGTAAAGGATGGCTTTGGGTTTGGATCTGACTTTCGTGTTTACGAGAGGGGGCAGTTTGGAGAAAAAGGTGCCAAATACCTGGTATTCGGTCTAGCAGAGGGAAGGCAGGAAAAGATTGGGCAGCTACAAAAGAACATCGAGGAGATAACAAAGATGGGAAAGGAACCAATTTTGGCTGTGATCGAACGCCGCGGTGAGGTAATCTATTACAAGATATCGCAGATACGGTTTGTCGAAAACACAAAAAACATAGACGCATCGGGTTTTGTATTCGGATGA
- a CDS encoding OsmC family protein — protein MKQVNGVDIEKLSETMNAIRGNPDIAKFNFRATNKWLGGGHNRTTINEFDGACSMHNRAISFVIDEDEPPVLLGQDQGANPVEYALTALAGCLTTSLVYHASAMGIKIDEVESTLEGNLDIRGFLGLSEGIRNGYNGIQVAFKIKSDAPKEQLQELVDIAKKRSPVFDIVSNPTPISVRLDN, from the coding sequence ATGAAACAAGTAAACGGAGTAGATATAGAAAAACTTTCAGAAACAATGAATGCGATAAGGGGAAATCCTGATATCGCCAAGTTCAACTTCAGGGCAACTAACAAATGGCTTGGAGGAGGGCACAATCGCACCACAATCAACGAGTTTGACGGAGCGTGCAGCATGCACAACAGGGCGATCTCGTTTGTAATTGATGAGGATGAGCCGCCAGTACTTTTGGGTCAGGATCAGGGCGCAAATCCTGTCGAATATGCACTCACAGCACTTGCAGGATGTCTGACCACAAGCTTGGTGTACCACGCATCTGCCATGGGGATCAAAATAGATGAGGTGGAATCCACACTTGAAGGGAATCTTGACATTCGTGGATTTCTTGGACTCTCAGAGGGAATAAGAAATGGATACAATGGAATTCAGGTTGCCTTCAAAATCAAATCTGATGCACCAAAAGAGCAGCTTCAAGAGCTGGTGGATATTGCAAAAAAGCGTTCACCGGTATTTGATATTGTTTCGAATCCGACACCAATAAGTGTGCGTCTGGACAACTAG
- a CDS encoding peptidase, with protein sequence MKRIFLTVLFSILLLTTGYASTASAQFQAGGVSKQGSWYVGEGLKKGNFFSYSLCHIDYKDCSQFRIDFWIESDQKVGSEDQWKVPTVVYDGAQIIKGTMYLGKIAPEPTGGTDNLTPYRAAFKSSIAWLSAYATADTGSLTGKGPKNFNAPSWGKIGNIGGEQIIPTAEEKIAVPDGVFDTVQISWKTGGKINRVWVVDEFPFPIKADTYAHVAEGVPPQEYRFELLDYQQNIVNDPFVGIKDTASLKSQLGCETNYSLSSVAKNTNTNSMIIELKYGPNKPKQGCDLELIINFKRSVNQEEFENQIHYDILVVKQTPDGLSPTRSIADEEKRNTLFTTSGQVRRMIEVKESGPTKYAIFVYGTGPETTQPNAAKAGFITFDVQVQGGSQVTPPPPPPPPPQVQIPAWIKNNAKWWADGTIGDNDFVSGIQYLINQKIIKIPPTTPGSSSTANVIPAWIKNNAKWWADGTIGDNDFVSGIQYLITNGIIKITS encoded by the coding sequence TTGAAAAGGATATTTTTGACTGTTTTATTCTCTATACTGCTTCTTACCACCGGTTATGCCAGCACTGCATCCGCACAGTTCCAAGCTGGTGGAGTTAGCAAACAGGGAAGCTGGTATGTAGGAGAAGGTCTAAAGAAAGGCAATTTTTTTAGTTATTCTCTTTGTCACATTGATTACAAGGATTGCTCGCAATTTAGAATAGATTTTTGGATCGAATCTGACCAGAAAGTGGGAAGTGAGGATCAGTGGAAAGTACCGACGGTAGTGTACGATGGTGCCCAGATCATCAAGGGCACTATGTATCTTGGCAAGATTGCGCCGGAACCGACAGGGGGAACGGACAATCTTACTCCATACCGTGCTGCATTCAAATCTTCAATTGCATGGCTTTCAGCATATGCTACTGCTGATACTGGCTCTCTTACGGGCAAAGGACCTAAGAACTTTAATGCGCCATCTTGGGGTAAGATAGGAAACATCGGCGGCGAGCAAATCATTCCTACTGCAGAAGAGAAAATCGCGGTACCTGATGGAGTCTTTGATACGGTTCAAATAAGCTGGAAGACTGGTGGCAAAATAAACCGAGTCTGGGTAGTAGATGAATTTCCATTCCCGATAAAGGCAGACACATATGCGCACGTTGCGGAGGGAGTACCGCCGCAGGAATATCGATTTGAGCTGCTTGACTATCAACAAAACATAGTAAATGATCCGTTTGTGGGAATCAAGGACACGGCATCATTAAAGAGCCAGCTTGGATGCGAAACTAACTATTCATTATCATCAGTTGCCAAGAACACAAACACCAATAGTATGATTATAGAACTAAAGTATGGTCCAAACAAGCCAAAACAGGGCTGCGATTTGGAATTGATAATTAATTTCAAAAGGTCGGTAAATCAGGAAGAATTTGAGAATCAGATTCATTATGACATACTTGTGGTCAAGCAGACGCCTGATGGATTATCGCCTACAAGATCAATTGCGGACGAAGAAAAACGAAACACCTTGTTTACCACGTCTGGTCAAGTTAGAAGGATGATTGAGGTCAAGGAGTCAGGACCTACAAAGTACGCAATTTTTGTGTATGGGACTGGACCTGAAACTACACAGCCTAATGCAGCAAAGGCAGGATTCATTACATTTGATGTGCAGGTACAGGGAGGATCACAAGTTACGCCACCGCCTCCTCCGCCACCACCGCCGCAAGTACAGATTCCTGCATGGATAAAGAACAACGCCAAGTGGTGGGCAGACGGAACTATAGGTGATAATGATTTCGTCTCTGGCATACAGTATCTTATCAATCAAAAAATAATCAAAATCCCACCTACTACTCCAGGCTCTAGCAGCACGGCAAATGTGATCCCTGCATGGATAAAGAACAACGCCAAGTGGTGGGCAGACGGAACTATAGGTGATAATGATTTCGTCTCTGGCATACAGTATCTGATTACTAACGGAATTATCAAAATAACCTCATAA
- a CDS encoding 50S ribosomal protein L16: MHGGCYRIGNGQPYTRKEFIKGKPQPKIAKFQGGKRGEYDYIVQLCSNEKMQIRHMAIESARLSANKTLEQTTGETGYFSVLRIYPHVLLRENKMIATAGADRLQEGMRRAFGKAVSLAARVNQGQVIMEMHVRKEHVEAAKKALAGACVKLPITPTIKVIQAKAS; this comes from the coding sequence ATGCACGGCGGATGTTACAGAATAGGAAACGGACAGCCATATACACGAAAAGAGTTCATCAAAGGAAAGCCGCAACCAAAGATTGCAAAATTCCAAGGTGGAAAAAGAGGCGAGTACGATTACATTGTACAATTATGCTCAAATGAAAAGATGCAGATTCGTCACATGGCAATAGAGTCAGCAAGGCTTTCTGCAAACAAGACGCTCGAGCAGACCACCGGAGAAACAGGCTACTTTTCAGTTCTCAGAATTTACCCACACGTCTTGCTTCGCGAAAACAAAATGATTGCAACCGCAGGTGCAGACAGACTTCAAGAAGGTATGAGACGTGCATTCGGCAAGGCAGTAAGCTTGGCAGCCAGAGTAAACCAAGGACAAGTCATCATGGAAATGCATGTGAGGAAAGAACATGTGGAAGCGGCAAAAAAGGCGCTTGCAGGGGCATGTGTCAAGCTTCCAATTACTCCAACAATCAAAGTGATTCAGGCAAAAGCCAGTTAG
- a CDS encoding nuclear transport factor 2 family protein — protein MSPNAETIRNFYDAFKAQDKESCQNMCAKDIEWSTMNGMPNGGTFVGKGAVFDKYFPEMLSNFEEFHAIPEEFLDAGENIVVTGRYEGIPKSSSTRFVAKFVHIYTVHNSKITRFRQYTDTKSIQDSLASANTQKNITKL, from the coding sequence ATGTCACCAAACGCAGAAACTATCAGAAATTTTTATGACGCATTCAAGGCCCAAGATAAAGAATCATGCCAGAATATGTGTGCCAAGGATATAGAATGGTCAACTATGAACGGAATGCCAAACGGAGGCACATTTGTTGGGAAGGGAGCGGTTTTTGACAAATACTTTCCAGAAATGCTCTCAAATTTTGAAGAATTCCATGCCATACCAGAAGAGTTTCTGGATGCGGGCGAAAACATAGTTGTGACCGGCAGATACGAAGGGATCCCAAAATCCTCCAGCACAAGATTTGTTGCCAAATTCGTGCACATATACACAGTACACAATTCCAAGATAACAAGATTCAGACAGTATACAGATACAAAGTCCATCCAAGATTCTCTGGCCTCTGCCAACACTCAAAAAAATATAACCAAACTTTGA
- a CDS encoding plasmid partition protein ParG produces MTKDLSIRGFDEKTHAKLNRVASQKGVSVNAIVKDLVDKWLEKQDQVRKKHDLILYSDDESMSWLLKSIDRFLNDGSWFRTFCGPPSYKSVKLLKKLDWFDSTIHPYSPESKNFGRYTAQIVDRIVKESHNKPVCWFDFVIENISNSSLKEAIHLESQYDENRLPGMTFCNYRLDTLLNAGINDLMDLFSHHDQVFILKDRELVKMHITKEGVQKLLLD; encoded by the coding sequence ATGACAAAAGATCTGTCAATACGCGGATTTGATGAGAAGACACATGCAAAGCTGAACAGGGTTGCATCCCAGAAAGGAGTCTCAGTTAACGCCATTGTAAAAGACCTAGTCGACAAATGGCTAGAAAAACAAGATCAGGTAAGAAAAAAACACGATCTGATCCTGTATTCTGATGACGAGTCGATGTCATGGCTTCTCAAATCTATTGACAGATTTCTCAATGATGGTAGCTGGTTCAGAACTTTTTGTGGGCCACCATCATACAAATCAGTCAAGTTGCTAAAAAAACTAGATTGGTTTGACAGCACGATTCATCCATACAGTCCAGAGAGTAAAAACTTTGGTAGGTACACTGCCCAGATAGTAGACAGAATTGTAAAAGAATCCCACAATAAGCCAGTGTGTTGGTTTGATTTTGTAATAGAGAACATATCCAATTCATCACTCAAGGAGGCCATACATTTGGAATCACAATATGATGAGAACAGGCTACCAGGTATGACGTTTTGCAATTACAGGCTCGATACACTTTTGAATGCAGGTATAAACGACCTCATGGACTTGTTCTCACATCACGACCAAGTATTCATATTAAAAGACAGAGAACTGGTAAAGATGCACATAACAAAAGAAGGGGTTCAGAAACTGCTTCTAGATTGA